From the genome of Flavobacteriales bacterium:
ATTGCTCAGTTGCAACTGAGGCATCAGTAATATCAGACATCTTTGCAACGTTATCTCCTAATGAACGAAGATTATTGCCTAAACTCTCGATCAACTCTGGGCCAATCTTAGCCTCTTCAAGCAAATTATCTAATTCCTGAGATGTAGAAAGACCTTTCGGGCCTTTATGTCCTCCGTGTCCTCCGTCTCCACCTTCACCAGGAATACCAGCTAATTCTGGATAAACCAAACTCCAATCTGGATCTTCATGAGGCTTCTCAAAAGCAGAGAAGAAAAAGATGACAGCTTCAGTAGAAAGACCTACAACAAGCATCGGACCTGCACCCGGCCAGTGTTGAATCTTGAACATCGCTCCCACAATAACAACTGCCGCTCCGAAGCCATATAACTTCGCCATGAAACTTTTCCACTTTTTCCCTTGCATGACTTTAAATGATTAGGTTTTATTTAATTGATTTCGATTTACTTGTTAAAAATCTGCCTTGTCGCGACCTAAGAAGGTCATCACAGTCCTAAATCCGACATAGCACTTTGCAGTATCTTGATACTCATACGTTCTAGTACCCGTTTGAAGGTAATAACCTATGTCCTTCCAAGAACCTCCACGAATAACCTTGCGTTTCAATGATGGAGGATCTGAATCCTTAGCATCGTAGAAATAATCTGGGTTCAAGTCATGAGTAAAACTATAGGCACTCTCGTCAAAAGCGTTCTTTGTCCATTCAGCTACGTTTCCAGCCATACAATAAAGACCGTAGTCATTAGGCGCATATCTGAACACCTTCACAGTATGAAAACCACCATCAGCTACATAATTACCTCTTAATGGCTTGTAATTAGCTAAGAAACAACCACGGCTATTTCGAATATATGGCCCACCCCATGGATATGGCGAAAGGTCCAATCCTCCTCTTGACGCATATTCCCACTCCGACTCAGACGGAAGTCTAAAATCTTGAACGAAAGTCTCGTCATTATGAGCAAGCCAGCTATTGAGCAATTGGGTTCTCCAAATACAGAACGCACGAGCTTGCTTCCAAGTAACCCCTACAACAGGGTAATCATCATATGCCGGATGCCAGAAATACATATTTGTCATCGGTTCATTGAACGAATATGTGAAATCGTGAATCCAAGCGAGTGTATCCGGATAGACATTGATAATATCTCTCTTGATGAAAACAGAACGATCTTTCATCCCTTGCTCGCGATTTTCTTTCCTAGCAGCTTCTTTCAAATCAATCCAGAAGTACTCAAAATTCAATTTACGAGTATCGATCTCTCGTCTTCGATAAAATCTTTCATGTTCGGGGAGATACATTTCTTCCAAAACTTCCATGTATTCCTCATCATCATATTCGATATACTCGTCCCAATTGATTCGCTCACCATACTCACCTTCCTCCAAAAGATGATCCTCTCCAATCAGGAGGTGCGCAATTGAATCGCGAACCCAATAAACGAATTGACGATATTCATTATTGGTGATTTCCGTTTCATCCATATAAAATGCTTGAACGGAAACAGTTTTTGCCTGGGAAGTAACCGCATAAGGTACATCCTGATCACTCGGCCCCATGTTGTAGCTTCCCATTGGTATGAAAAGCATTCCATATGGATCATCCATATACCACTCTTCCCTACCCTGAACTCCAACCAACTGACCCCTACCGTATTTGCCGCAACTAGACAAACTACTGATGCCAGCTACCAACACACACATAAAAAGAAGCTTTTTCATGGTATTTCTTTTGTACACAACAGATTCAGGGAAAACATCTGCCATAATGGTTAACATCGCTTGAATAAACTGTTTCGTAATTGACATCCCCGTAACTTTTACCCAATCATTTAAAATGATAAGGTAGAGCCATGCTTGAACGAAACTTTTTCCCAAATGTTGCAAAAATGTTTAGCGATTAAAGGAAACGAACGTTTCTGTAGCGCTGATTAGCAGTAGCTGACTTCAACTTATAGCAATATCCGAGCATAATCTCGTGACTTCCACTGCTATATTGATTGAGACCTGAAGTAGTAACGTCATATGAATAACCTACTCTGAATTCCTTGATCTGAACACCTGCCATGATTCCGACAGCATCATCAATTCTGTAAGAAACACCAGCCCAAACCATATTCTTCCACAATGCTCTTAAGTTGATATCGAACTGAGTTGAAGCCCCGTCAGTCTTCAGGAATACTGAAGGATTCAATGCCCAAGTAGGATTGATATCCCATGTATATCCAGCCATTGCATAGTAATGGCGAGCTACGGTATAATTGCTTACTGTTGAACCCTGCTCAAACTTCAACGTTGGCCCTATCAAGTGATTTGCAGAAATACCCGCATACAATTTATCGGTGTGGTAATAAATACCAAAACCAAGATCCGGAGCAACCCCACTAGATTTTGAATTCACAATATTCGGATCTCCGTCTTGGATTGGATCTAATTGCGAACCGTCAAGTGTATTGAACAGAATCCCTCCCTCAATACCAATTCCTAATGTACCTGGCCCTAAACCTAGACGATAAGCATACGAAACTTTAACTCCACCAGAGTACTGAGCTCCTAGCTTATCTGACAGAATTGAAAGGCCAACACCACCATGCAACAACTTCACAGTTCCATCTACGTTGACAACTGTAGTGATTGGACGACCAGCAAAACCAACCCATTGTTGGCGATGTAATGCATTGGCACAAATTCCATTGTTACTTCCTGCGTAACCTGGATTAGCATACAACCTATTAAACATGTTCATCGTGAACTGAGGGTCTTGCTGAGCAAAAACCGTTGTTCCCAACAATAGCAATGTAACAGACGCAATAACAGTAAAAGTCTTTTTCATATCAAATAATTCGATTTCCTTCTTTTTCCTTTTTCCTTGGTTCAGTTGCTACTTTTTCAAGAAGCCGCTAAGTAAACAAATATTTCTTTCAACATCAAGTTGTTAAATCGATTGATCGACTAAAAACCGATGCGAATATCAGCAAATAAAAGACACAAAATCAACTGAGCTTTTGAAAAGTCTGCCACCATCGGTCAGGAATTTCATCTTCGCAAGCTCTTAAGTAGTCTTGGTAACCACAAGGAACCATA
Proteins encoded in this window:
- the gldL gene encoding gliding motility protein GldL; translated protein: MQGKKWKSFMAKLYGFGAAVVIVGAMFKIQHWPGAGPMLVVGLSTEAVIFFFSAFEKPHEDPDWSLVYPELAGIPGEGGDGGHGGHKGPKGLSTSQELDNLLEEAKIGPELIESLGNNLRSLGDNVAKMSDITDASVATEQYVGNVKRAAETVGGLSDAYVKASASLGAMVVDGEGVDFGSEMKKMAENITQLNSQYSLQLQGTKQFLESSDTLYSGMSDLMSTLNESVDDAKKYKQEVSQLAQNISSLNTVYGNMLSAMNRPQG
- a CDS encoding SUMF1/EgtB/PvdO family nonheme iron enzyme, with the translated sequence MKKLLFMCVLVAGISSLSSCGKYGRGQLVGVQGREEWYMDDPYGMLFIPMGSYNMGPSDQDVPYAVTSQAKTVSVQAFYMDETEITNNEYRQFVYWVRDSIAHLLIGEDHLLEEGEYGERINWDEYIEYDDEEYMEVLEEMYLPEHERFYRRREIDTRKLNFEYFWIDLKEAARKENREQGMKDRSVFIKRDIINVYPDTLAWIHDFTYSFNEPMTNMYFWHPAYDDYPVVGVTWKQARAFCIWRTQLLNSWLAHNDETFVQDFRLPSESEWEYASRGGLDLSPYPWGGPYIRNSRGCFLANYKPLRGNYVADGGFHTVKVFRYAPNDYGLYCMAGNVAEWTKNAFDESAYSFTHDLNPDYFYDAKDSDPPSLKRKVIRGGSWKDIGYYLQTGTRTYEYQDTAKCYVGFRTVMTFLGRDKADF
- a CDS encoding type IX secretion system membrane protein PorP/SprF, encoding MKKTFTVIASVTLLLLGTTVFAQQDPQFTMNMFNRLYANPGYAGSNNGICANALHRQQWVGFAGRPITTVVNVDGTVKLLHGGVGLSILSDKLGAQYSGGVKVSYAYRLGLGPGTLGIGIEGGILFNTLDGSQLDPIQDGDPNIVNSKSSGVAPDLGFGIYYHTDKLYAGISANHLIGPTLKFEQGSTVSNYTVARHYYAMAGYTWDINPTWALNPSVFLKTDGASTQFDINLRALWKNMVWAGVSYRIDDAVGIMAGVQIKEFRVGYSYDVTTSGLNQYSSGSHEIMLGYCYKLKSATANQRYRNVRFL